A window of Verrucomicrobiota bacterium JB022 contains these coding sequences:
- a CDS encoding dihydrofolate reductase family protein, translating to MIQRPNIILIAVQSVDGFITCGESKGTDFASEADQEWFAFALQQLQAVAMGSGTYEAERELIRRGLNPERPKYILTRQPEKYAHEAVEGALIFTDASPEELAREWGARGWQRVGLVGGSVMHGKFLEQGLVDELWLTLEPFLFGRGLPLAPIDRTIDLTLDHLERLTDQTLLLRYRVNRAQS from the coding sequence GTGATCCAACGCCCAAATATCATCCTCATCGCCGTGCAGTCGGTCGATGGCTTCATTACCTGCGGCGAGAGCAAAGGCACCGACTTCGCTTCAGAGGCGGACCAGGAGTGGTTTGCGTTTGCCCTGCAACAACTTCAGGCCGTCGCGATGGGGTCGGGGACTTACGAGGCCGAGCGTGAGCTGATCCGCCGCGGCCTCAACCCCGAGCGCCCCAAATATATCCTCACCCGCCAACCGGAGAAGTATGCCCACGAGGCGGTGGAGGGTGCGCTGATCTTCACCGACGCTTCGCCGGAAGAGCTGGCGCGAGAGTGGGGCGCGCGCGGTTGGCAGCGCGTCGGCCTCGTCGGTGGCAGCGTGATGCATGGCAAGTTTCTGGAGCAAGGGCTGGTGGACGAGCTGTGGTTGACGCTGGAGCCTTTTCTCTTTGGTCGCGGCCTGCCGCTGGCCCCCATCGACCGCACGATCGACTTGACGCTCGATCACCTGGAGCGTTTGACCGACCAGACTTTGCTGCTGCGCTATCGGGTTAACCGCGCGCAGAGTTGA
- a CDS encoding sugar phosphate nucleotidyltransferase → MSSRYVVIMAGGKGERFWPQSRLERPKHLLPIVGDEPMLTQTILRLGEVVPPERVIIITNQEQRDAVLEVCPMLSPENVIGEPMPRDTAAAVGLAAVLVKHRDPQATFAMLPADHVIHDAEGFQSVVSAAFTAAEQAEALVTVGIQPDHPATGYGYIQREGSVDQAEGRDVFGVKEFKEKPDEATAQRYVDSGDYYWNAGMFFWTVPVIAQCFASYTPDLWKALQAIEKGLEAGQDLGELLAERYPKLEKISVDYAIMEPASNENKVRVVESDFDWDDVGEWPSIARHYPADDSGNVVRGSLLTHEANDNIVVNEKGHLTALVGVDNLIVVQTGDATLIVPRDRAQDVKKLVQQLGKHPEWKHLS, encoded by the coding sequence ATGTCCAGTCGCTACGTCGTCATCATGGCCGGGGGCAAAGGAGAGCGCTTCTGGCCCCAGAGTCGTCTCGAACGCCCCAAGCATCTTCTCCCCATCGTGGGCGATGAGCCCATGCTCACGCAGACGATCCTTCGCCTTGGCGAGGTGGTGCCGCCCGAGCGGGTGATCATCATCACCAATCAGGAGCAGCGCGATGCGGTGCTCGAAGTCTGCCCGATGCTTTCGCCGGAGAACGTGATCGGCGAGCCCATGCCGCGCGATACGGCCGCCGCTGTCGGCCTCGCCGCCGTGCTGGTCAAGCACCGCGACCCGCAGGCCACCTTTGCCATGCTGCCGGCCGACCACGTGATCCACGACGCCGAAGGCTTCCAAAGCGTGGTCAGTGCCGCCTTTACCGCGGCAGAGCAGGCCGAAGCACTCGTCACGGTCGGCATCCAGCCCGACCACCCGGCGACCGGCTACGGCTACATTCAGCGCGAGGGCAGCGTCGATCAGGCTGAGGGCCGCGATGTGTTTGGCGTGAAGGAATTCAAGGAAAAGCCCGACGAAGCGACCGCCCAGCGTTACGTGGACAGCGGCGATTACTACTGGAACGCAGGCATGTTTTTCTGGACCGTGCCAGTGATTGCCCAGTGCTTTGCCAGCTATACGCCCGACCTCTGGAAGGCGCTACAGGCGATCGAGAAGGGCCTCGAAGCGGGTCAGGACCTGGGCGAACTGCTGGCCGAGCGCTATCCGAAGCTCGAAAAGATCTCGGTCGACTACGCGATCATGGAGCCCGCCTCCAACGAGAACAAGGTGCGCGTGGTCGAGTCGGATTTCGACTGGGATGACGTGGGCGAGTGGCCCTCCATCGCCCGCCACTACCCCGCCGACGACAGCGGCAACGTGGTTCGCGGCTCGCTGCTGACCCACGAGGCCAACGACAACATCGTGGTCAACGAAAAGGGCCACCTCACTGCGCTGGTGGGCGTCGACAACCTCATCGTGGTCCAGACCGGCGACGCGACGCTCATCGTGCCCCGCGACCGCGCGCAGGACGTGAAGAAGCTCGTCCAGCAGCTCGGCAAGCACCCCGAGTGGAAGCACCTGAGCTAG
- a CDS encoding DEAD/DEAH box helicase: protein MEEITFETLPLAAPLQRALSDKGYTHPSPIQAQAIPVLLEGRDLLACAQTGTGKTAAFALPILNRISELRRKPQRNEVRTLILTPTRELAVQVADSFSTYGQNVRFSLGLVHGGVSAYPQIRGLQRGLDVCVATPGRLLDLYNQGHVDLSQVGCFVLDEADRMLDMGFIHDIRKIAEELPEERQTLLFSATMAPEIANLAASLLRNPADIRIAPENTTAEKIDQSVLFVERNDKQDLLFDLLRKQQDANPEELCIVFSKTKFGARKLAEKLCRAGIRADDIHGDKSQAARQRTLDRFRDGRTSVLVATDVAARGIDVRNITLVVNYDLPMEADNYVHRIGRTARAGNSGRAVSLCSAEDVELLRSVERLIKQSVPVEEDHPYHSATIADRAARSYSRGGRGGYGAKGGGRGGYGRQGGGNRSGGYRQGGGYKGSRSGGGYASRGGERSTSRAGRN from the coding sequence ATGGAAGAAATTACGTTCGAGACGCTGCCTTTGGCTGCGCCCCTTCAACGCGCGTTGTCTGATAAAGGCTACACGCATCCCTCGCCTATCCAGGCCCAAGCCATTCCGGTACTGCTGGAAGGCCGCGACCTGCTCGCCTGTGCCCAGACCGGCACCGGCAAGACGGCAGCCTTCGCCCTCCCGATCCTCAACCGGATCTCCGAACTGCGCCGCAAGCCGCAGCGTAACGAAGTGCGTACGCTGATCCTCACCCCCACCCGCGAACTCGCGGTGCAAGTGGCCGACAGCTTCAGCACCTACGGGCAAAACGTGCGCTTCAGCCTCGGCCTCGTGCACGGCGGCGTCTCCGCCTACCCGCAAATCCGCGGCCTGCAGCGCGGCCTCGACGTCTGCGTCGCCACCCCCGGCCGCTTGCTCGACCTTTACAACCAGGGCCACGTCGACCTTTCGCAAGTCGGCTGCTTCGTGCTCGACGAAGCCGACCGCATGCTCGACATGGGCTTCATCCACGACATCCGCAAGATCGCCGAGGAGCTGCCCGAAGAGCGCCAGACCTTGCTCTTCTCCGCCACCATGGCGCCGGAAATCGCCAACCTCGCCGCCTCGCTGCTGCGTAACCCGGCCGACATCCGCATCGCCCCGGAAAATACCACGGCCGAGAAGATCGACCAGAGCGTGCTCTTCGTAGAGCGCAACGACAAGCAAGACCTCCTCTTTGACCTCCTGCGCAAGCAGCAGGACGCCAACCCGGAAGAGCTTTGCATCGTCTTCAGCAAGACGAAGTTTGGCGCCCGCAAGCTGGCTGAGAAGCTCTGCCGCGCTGGCATCCGCGCCGACGACATCCATGGCGACAAGTCGCAGGCCGCCCGCCAACGCACGCTGGACCGCTTCCGCGACGGCCGTACTTCCGTGCTCGTGGCAACCGACGTGGCCGCCCGCGGTATCGACGTGCGCAACATCACGCTGGTCGTCAACTACGACCTGCCGATGGAAGCCGACAACTACGTGCACCGCATTGGCCGTACGGCCCGCGCCGGTAACAGCGGTCGCGCCGTAAGCCTCTGCTCCGCCGAAGACGTCGAGCTGCTGCGCTCCGTGGAACGCCTGATCAAGCAAAGCGTGCCGGTCGAAGAAGACCACCCCTACCACTCTGCGACCATTGCCGATCGCGCTGCCCGCAGCTACTCGCGCGGGGGCCGTGGCGGCTACGGCGCCAAGGGCGGCGGTCGCGGTGGTTACGGTCGCCAAGGTGGCGGCAACCGCAGCGGCGGCTATCGCCAGGGCGGTGGCTACAAGGGCTCGCGCTCCGGCGGCGGTTACGCCTCCCGTGGCGGCGAACGCTCCACCTCACGCGCTGGCCGCAACTAA
- a CDS encoding PEP-CTERM sorting domain-containing protein (PEP-CTERM proteins occur, often in large numbers, in the proteomes of bacteria that also encode an exosortase, a predicted intramembrane cysteine proteinase. The presence of a PEP-CTERM domain at a protein's C-terminus predicts cleavage within the sorting domain, followed by covalent anchoring to some some component of the (usually Gram-negative) cell surface. Many PEP-CTERM proteins exhibit an unusual sequence composition that includes large numbers of potential glycosylation sites. Expression of one such protein has been shown restore the ability of a bacterium to form floc, a type of biofilm.), protein MLPLNLSTTALFLCALASSASAALLLDPSAGTVRLSNTVGDSNKDDGVYHSSYYLSDDFFGSPLMNPFVTVSINGHIRFGNGDGDGDYFLQPLGNNAINRVAPMWADFNLGTSGQIVDEVGSSYYAVSWLNLENAENPGTVANLQAIFIEGDTTLNGNAFQAGDIVFSYGEISIYPAISEVIIGLESENGDTATLPGHEVYGGWHSYDVFGDFPVGENQYALFRPDGLGSYSVSIQDMAAIPEPATYAAVFGGLALAGAALRRRRA, encoded by the coding sequence ATGCTTCCCTTAAACCTCTCTACGACGGCTTTGTTCCTCTGCGCCCTCGCTTCCAGTGCCTCAGCCGCGCTGTTACTAGACCCCTCGGCTGGCACCGTCCGCCTCTCCAACACGGTGGGAGACTCGAACAAGGACGACGGTGTCTATCACAGCAGCTATTACCTCTCCGACGACTTCTTCGGCTCCCCGCTGATGAATCCATTCGTCACCGTCAGCATCAACGGGCACATCCGCTTTGGTAATGGTGATGGAGACGGCGACTACTTCCTGCAGCCTCTCGGCAACAACGCCATCAACCGCGTCGCCCCGATGTGGGCCGACTTCAACCTCGGCACCAGCGGCCAGATCGTCGACGAAGTCGGCAGCTCCTACTACGCCGTTTCCTGGCTCAATCTGGAAAACGCCGAGAACCCGGGCACCGTCGCCAACCTGCAAGCCATCTTCATCGAAGGCGATACCACCCTCAACGGGAACGCCTTCCAGGCCGGGGACATTGTCTTCAGCTACGGCGAGATCAGCATTTATCCCGCGATCAGCGAAGTGATCATCGGCCTGGAGAGCGAAAACGGCGATACCGCCACGCTTCCCGGCCACGAGGTGTATGGCGGCTGGCACTCCTATGATGTCTTCGGTGATTTTCCGGTCGGCGAAAACCAGTATGCCCTCTTCCGGCCCGACGGGCTTGGCAGCTATAGTGTGTCGATTCAGGACATGGCCGCGATCCCCGAGCCCGCTACCTACGCCGCAGTCTTCGGCGGTTTGGCTTTGGCGGGGGCCGCCCTGCGCCGCCGACGCGCCTAG
- a CDS encoding TatD family hydrolase, producing the protein MLIDSHCHFEKAAQKGNVEAWLQNAREHGVERHITIGTSLKDWPRYYKLAQDYPGVIDWTVGIHPCEVEEDWEDQFKSIASYFATDPLPVALGEIGLDHFHLPKYPDEAAEVKQRQVQAFKAQLSLAYQLDCPVVIHSRQAFHESVKLIDESGVDWRKVVFHCFSEGAEEVRILNERGGRASFTGIITYKSAANVREAMLAQGIDRLMVETDSPYLPPEPHRGKPNEPAFVRFTAERCAELLGVDFRTLEARVEENTRAFFGLK; encoded by the coding sequence ATGCTGATCGACAGCCATTGTCACTTTGAGAAGGCGGCGCAGAAGGGCAACGTGGAGGCGTGGCTGCAGAACGCGCGCGAGCACGGCGTGGAGCGCCACATCACTATCGGCACCAGCCTCAAGGACTGGCCGCGCTATTATAAATTGGCGCAAGACTACCCGGGCGTGATCGACTGGACGGTCGGTATCCACCCCTGCGAGGTGGAGGAAGATTGGGAAGACCAGTTCAAGAGCATCGCCAGCTACTTTGCGACCGATCCCTTGCCGGTGGCGCTGGGCGAGATCGGGCTCGACCACTTCCATCTGCCGAAGTATCCCGACGAGGCGGCGGAGGTGAAGCAGCGCCAGGTGCAGGCCTTCAAGGCCCAACTGAGCCTTGCCTACCAGCTCGATTGCCCGGTGGTGATCCACAGCCGCCAGGCCTTTCACGAATCGGTGAAGCTGATCGACGAAAGCGGCGTGGACTGGCGCAAGGTCGTCTTCCATTGCTTCTCCGAGGGGGCCGAAGAGGTGCGCATCCTCAACGAGCGGGGCGGGCGGGCCAGCTTTACCGGCATCATCACCTACAAGAGCGCGGCCAACGTGCGCGAGGCGATGCTCGCCCAAGGGATCGACCGCCTGATGGTGGAGACCGATAGCCCTTACCTGCCACCGGAGCCGCACCGGGGCAAGCCCAACGAGCCCGCCTTCGTCCGCTTTACGGCGGAGCGCTGCGCGGAGCTGCTGGGGGTCGATTTCCGCACGCTGGAAGCCCGGGTGGAGGAAAACACGCGTGCGTTTTTTGGGCTCAAGTAA
- the nrfH gene encoding cytochrome c nitrite reductase small subunit codes for MTAQPKERPSTGVSGRWRLRRVQWVGVLYILGILLIGTVGGLGTFTFGYAEGAAYLVNNPQACTNCHVMQDYYDSWVKGSHGHTATCNDCHLSHHPVGKWITKADNGFFHSLAFTLGDYHDPIQIKPRNREVTQHACLYCHEQTVEEMLPIAAHAGLGSSEMPHCIQCHADVGHALNRTRTTLTPETTRDP; via the coding sequence ATGACCGCTCAACCCAAAGAGCGACCTTCTACCGGTGTTTCCGGCCGATGGCGGCTGCGTCGTGTCCAGTGGGTCGGCGTCCTTTACATCCTCGGTATCCTCCTGATCGGAACCGTCGGTGGTCTGGGCACGTTTACGTTTGGCTATGCCGAGGGTGCCGCCTACCTGGTCAACAACCCGCAGGCCTGCACGAATTGCCACGTGATGCAGGATTATTACGATTCGTGGGTCAAAGGCAGCCACGGGCACACGGCCACCTGCAACGATTGCCACCTCTCGCACCACCCGGTGGGCAAGTGGATCACGAAGGCGGATAACGGTTTTTTCCATTCCCTCGCCTTTACGCTGGGGGACTATCACGACCCGATCCAGATCAAGCCGCGCAACCGCGAGGTGACGCAGCACGCCTGCCTCTACTGCCACGAGCAGACGGTGGAAGAGATGCTGCCGATTGCCGCGCACGCTGGCCTGGGCAGCTCCGAAATGCCACACTGCATCCAGTGCCACGCCGACGTCGGCCACGCCCTCAACCGCACCCGCACCACTTTAACTCCTGAGACGACTCGCGACCCATGA
- a CDS encoding ammonia-forming cytochrome c nitrite reductase subunit c552, translated as MSPEPDFSDNGGFALRPVLLPVSVFVIGLVAAVAVASLLINITRQKEEARHVYVRLNEVTEVSTDPVPWGGNWPHQFDSYRRTVDDSTQHGGSSALPESKLESDPWLRRLYAGYAFAIDYREARGHAYMLHDQEVTERVTQRQQSGACLHCHASVIPTYRRVGRELAGLPTTQADLENGFQWQHVMAGFEKLSLMTYEEAHAELFKTPDGTPGVHKPLFGDAVYDESVPGDHDVTGQFESHHVGDAHPVSCIDCHAPDTMQLRVTRPGFVKGIAALAESEDPVPHLPSIERWRKGSRSRPYDPNVDATRQEMRTFSCAQCHVEYYCASKETLFFPWHKGLKVEQIEAVYNDHRFPDGSDFYDYTHGETGAKVYKAQHPEFELWSQGVHARSGVSCADCHMPYERQGATKVSSHWVRSPMETMDRSCQTCHNVPEAELRDKVATIQDRTRKMIDRSAVAMTDMLDAIRAAKATDLSEEDIARLDELQRKAMWRLDFISSENSMGFHADQEAVRILGESIDYSRQAQALANEFRAPPPPVNNTPIEEVQGITPDKSTAQK; from the coding sequence ATGAGCCCTGAACCCGACTTCTCCGATAATGGCGGCTTTGCGCTGCGCCCCGTGCTGCTCCCTGTCAGCGTTTTTGTGATCGGCCTGGTTGCGGCAGTGGCAGTCGCCAGCCTGTTGATCAACATCACCCGCCAAAAGGAAGAGGCGCGGCACGTCTATGTGCGCCTCAACGAAGTCACCGAAGTCAGCACCGACCCGGTGCCCTGGGGTGGCAACTGGCCCCACCAGTTCGATTCCTACCGGCGGACGGTCGACGATTCCACCCAGCACGGCGGCTCCAGCGCACTGCCCGAGAGCAAGCTGGAGAGCGACCCGTGGCTGCGCCGTCTCTATGCGGGTTACGCCTTTGCCATCGACTACCGCGAAGCGCGCGGCCACGCCTACATGCTGCACGACCAGGAGGTGACCGAGCGGGTGACGCAGCGCCAGCAAAGCGGGGCCTGCCTGCACTGTCACGCCTCCGTCATCCCCACCTATCGCCGCGTCGGTCGCGAGCTGGCGGGCCTGCCCACTACGCAGGCAGACCTCGAAAACGGCTTCCAGTGGCAGCACGTGATGGCGGGCTTTGAAAAGCTGAGCCTCATGACTTACGAGGAGGCGCACGCCGAGCTGTTCAAGACGCCCGACGGCACGCCCGGGGTGCACAAGCCGCTGTTTGGGGACGCCGTCTATGACGAGAGCGTGCCGGGTGATCATGATGTGACGGGGCAGTTTGAAAGCCACCACGTCGGCGACGCCCACCCCGTGAGCTGTATCGACTGCCACGCGCCCGACACGATGCAGCTGCGCGTGACCCGCCCCGGCTTTGTCAAAGGCATTGCCGCGCTGGCCGAAAGCGAAGACCCGGTGCCGCACCTGCCCAGCATCGAACGCTGGCGCAAGGGCTCGCGCAGCCGCCCCTACGACCCCAACGTCGACGCCACGCGGCAGGAGATGCGCACCTTTTCCTGCGCCCAATGCCACGTGGAGTATTACTGCGCCAGCAAGGAGACGCTCTTCTTCCCTTGGCACAAGGGCCTGAAAGTGGAGCAGATCGAGGCGGTCTACAACGACCACCGCTTCCCCGACGGCAGCGACTTTTACGACTACACCCACGGCGAGACCGGGGCGAAGGTCTACAAGGCCCAGCACCCGGAGTTCGAGCTGTGGAGCCAAGGCGTGCACGCGCGCAGCGGGGTCAGCTGTGCCGATTGCCACATGCCTTATGAGCGCCAAGGTGCCACCAAGGTCAGCAGCCACTGGGTCCGCAGCCCGATGGAGACGATGGACCGCTCGTGCCAGACTTGCCACAACGTGCCCGAAGCCGAGCTGCGCGACAAGGTGGCGACGATCCAGGACCGCACGCGCAAGATGATCGACCGCAGCGCCGTCGCCATGACGGACATGCTCGACGCGATCCGGGCGGCCAAGGCGACCGACCTCTCCGAGGAAGACATCGCGCGCCTCGATGAGCTGCAGCGCAAGGCCATGTGGCGCCTCGACTTTATCAGCAGCGAAAACTCGATGGGCTTCCACGCCGATCAGGAGGCTGTGCGCATCCTGGGCGAGTCTATCGACTACAGCCGCCAGGCTCAGGCGCTCGCCAACGAGTTCCGCGCGCCGCCTCCTCCCGTCAACAACACCCCGATCGAAGAAGTCCAAGGCATCACGCCCGACAAGAGCACGGCGCAGAAGTAG
- a CDS encoding LysR family transcriptional regulator has product MLSRIRAFLTVLEEGSLHRAATRLRISQPALSRQMQALEHELGGPLLERSSTGVLPTKGGQALAEKLRPLLEQVDAALDDVRQTVQGHEEQLRIGYLASAAAEFLEPALIRFRQQHGPMRLKLFDLSPGEQIAGLRAGELDLVLTDDNGKVLADEFYTRKLVMIRAYVALPGCHPLTQQKQVHLAELKHEKFVGTSEDAVPGMNHTITRWCQQYGHFKPRFVSRAVTSDDAFALVVNEEAVAIVPGFMRNRILPSMRILPLADEGAVTELLIAWRRGKTGPALQTLVQAFAAPLPPID; this is encoded by the coding sequence ATGCTCAGCCGTATCCGCGCCTTTCTCACCGTGCTCGAAGAGGGTAGCCTGCACCGCGCCGCCACCCGGCTGCGTATCTCCCAGCCCGCCCTTTCCCGGCAGATGCAGGCGTTGGAGCACGAGCTGGGCGGCCCGCTGCTCGAGCGCAGCTCCACGGGAGTCTTGCCGACCAAAGGCGGGCAGGCGCTCGCGGAAAAGCTGCGCCCCCTGCTGGAGCAAGTCGACGCGGCGCTCGACGACGTACGACAGACTGTGCAGGGGCACGAGGAGCAGCTCCGCATCGGCTACCTGGCCTCGGCTGCGGCAGAATTTCTGGAGCCGGCGCTGATCCGCTTCCGCCAGCAGCATGGGCCGATGCGCCTGAAGCTCTTCGACCTGAGCCCGGGCGAGCAGATTGCCGGGCTACGCGCGGGCGAGCTCGATCTGGTCTTGACCGACGACAACGGCAAGGTGCTGGCGGACGAATTTTACACCCGCAAGCTCGTCATGATCCGCGCCTACGTGGCCCTGCCGGGCTGCCATCCGCTGACCCAACAAAAGCAGGTGCATCTGGCCGAGCTGAAGCACGAGAAGTTTGTCGGCACCTCCGAGGACGCCGTGCCGGGCATGAACCACACCATCACGCGCTGGTGCCAGCAATACGGCCACTTCAAGCCCCGCTTCGTCTCCCGCGCGGTGACGAGCGACGACGCCTTTGCGCTGGTGGTCAACGAAGAGGCGGTGGCCATCGTGCCGGGCTTTATGCGCAACCGCATCCTGCCCTCGATGCGCATCCTCCCGCTGGCCGACGAGGGCGCGGTAACGGAGCTGCTGATCGCCTGGCGGCGCGGCAAGACCGGCCCCGCCCTGCAGACCCTCGTGCAGGCCTTTGCCGCCCCGCTGCCGCCCATCGACTGA
- a CDS encoding NAD(P)H-dependent oxidoreductase codes for MNHTLVSPAELIDSLNWRYATKLFDTERPLEPELVSQIEEVLTLSASSGGLQPWKFVLVSDHETKQKLQAAAYGQVQVGTASHVVVFAARKHYTAKDVDEVIANIAETRNIPVESLEAFRGMLVGGIVEAMDEPTRQTWAAKQTYIALGNLLTSAAVLGIDASPMEGFSVPEFNEILGLDALDLTATVIAPIGYRSADDKYAAYAKARLPKEKLIIRV; via the coding sequence ATGAACCACACACTCGTTTCTCCTGCCGAACTCATCGACAGCCTCAACTGGCGCTACGCCACCAAACTGTTCGATACCGAACGCCCGCTCGAGCCCGAGCTGGTCTCCCAAATCGAAGAGGTGCTGACCCTTTCCGCCTCCAGTGGCGGTCTCCAGCCCTGGAAGTTCGTCCTCGTGTCCGACCACGAGACGAAGCAGAAGCTGCAAGCTGCCGCCTATGGGCAGGTGCAGGTTGGCACGGCCTCCCACGTGGTGGTCTTTGCCGCCCGCAAGCATTACACGGCCAAGGATGTCGACGAGGTGATCGCCAACATTGCCGAGACGCGCAACATCCCGGTCGAGTCGCTCGAAGCCTTCCGCGGCATGCTTGTCGGCGGCATCGTCGAAGCGATGGACGAGCCCACCCGCCAGACCTGGGCCGCCAAGCAGACTTACATCGCCCTCGGCAACCTCCTGACCAGCGCCGCCGTGCTCGGCATCGACGCCAGCCCGATGGAAGGTTTCTCGGTGCCCGAATTTAATGAGATCCTGGGCCTGGACGCGCTCGATCTCACCGCCACGGTGATCGCGCCCATCGGCTACCGCTCGGCGGACGACAAATACGCCGCCTACGCCAAAGCGCGCCTGCCCAAGGAAAAGCTGATCATCCGCGTCTAG
- a CDS encoding hemolysin family protein produces MVAFILAIAFTLGTSAFCSLLEAFILSTTVAETETMKKEHPRRGRLLGHFKETIEESSASILTLNTIANTAGSIVVGALGTRIPVIADAQIWVVSGVWLLTAFMTVAILVFSEIIPKNIGVAYRRSLGPWLVDPLLAIRIFMKPFSFLARKLLSFVVVVPAPTEEEQEEEIRLLAERSAKMGALTDSERDLVSNALSLDDKRVEDIMTPRTVVMFLRATANVGEVMNDFRNIPFARIPVYEENIDDVIGIVRRRDILEAYGEDQEELTMRDLMRDAVFVPETASALDAMQLFLRKHQQIAVVVDEFGSTAGVISMEDIVEQLLGDEIYEHSDLAVDMRELAKKRAEKRPPATPDASSTEAERSNTSSMGSTARA; encoded by the coding sequence ATGGTAGCCTTTATCCTGGCCATTGCCTTTACCTTGGGCACCTCGGCTTTCTGCTCGTTGCTGGAGGCCTTCATCCTCTCGACCACCGTGGCGGAGACCGAGACGATGAAGAAAGAGCACCCCCGTCGCGGGCGTCTGCTCGGCCACTTCAAGGAGACGATCGAGGAGAGCAGCGCCTCCATCCTCACGCTCAACACGATCGCCAACACCGCCGGCTCGATCGTAGTCGGTGCCCTCGGCACACGCATCCCCGTCATTGCCGACGCGCAAATCTGGGTCGTCTCCGGCGTCTGGCTGCTCACAGCGTTCATGACGGTGGCGATCCTCGTCTTTTCGGAGATCATCCCCAAAAACATCGGGGTGGCCTACCGCCGCTCGCTCGGCCCCTGGCTGGTCGACCCGCTGCTGGCGATCCGCATTTTCATGAAGCCGTTCAGCTTCCTCGCGCGCAAGCTCCTCTCCTTTGTGGTGGTGGTACCCGCGCCGACGGAGGAGGAGCAGGAAGAGGAAATCCGCCTGTTGGCCGAGCGCAGCGCCAAGATGGGAGCCCTGACCGACAGCGAGCGCGACCTCGTCTCCAACGCCCTCAGCCTCGACGACAAGCGCGTGGAAGACATCATGACGCCCCGTACGGTGGTGATGTTCCTGCGCGCTACAGCTAATGTAGGCGAAGTGATGAACGACTTCCGCAACATCCCCTTTGCCCGCATCCCCGTCTACGAGGAGAATATCGACGACGTGATCGGCATCGTGCGCCGCCGCGACATCCTCGAAGCCTATGGCGAGGACCAGGAAGAGCTGACCATGCGGGACTTGATGCGCGACGCCGTCTTTGTGCCCGAAACCGCCAGTGCGCTCGACGCCATGCAGCTGTTCCTGCGCAAGCACCAGCAGATCGCGGTGGTGGTCGACGAGTTTGGCTCTACCGCCGGGGTCATCTCGATGGAAGACATCGTGGAGCAATTGCTGGGCGACGAGATCTACGAACACTCCGACCTGGCGGTCGACATGCGTGAGCTGGCCAAGAAACGCGCCGAAAAACGCCCTCCGGCCACGCCCGACGCCTCCTCCACCGAAGCCGAGCGCAGCAATACCTCCTCCATGGGCTCCACCGCCCGGGCCTAG